One genomic segment of Methanothermococcus okinawensis IH1 includes these proteins:
- the sucC gene encoding ADP-forming succinate--CoA ligase subunit beta has product MKLHEYEAKEIFKKYKIPVPEGFITSNEIEKLNKPVVIKAQVLVGGRGKAGGVLFADTVNEANEKIKELLNKDIKGEKVEKVLVEEKLPIKKEYYLGITIDRAERKPVIMFSTEGGVEIEEIAKTNPEKIIKYHVNPLNEFLPYIARNILKDADIPSSEISKVADIVYKLYNVFKDMDGMLVEINPLVITEDGRALAADAVLNVDDDAYYRHDYTQFEEFNKKDKLEFAYVELDGDIGVIGNGAGLTLASMDMIKEYGGNPACFLDIGGGANEETVKKALEKVLKKDVKGIFINVLAGITRCDEVARGIVEVLKKHPNVKFAVRMMGTNEEEGRRILTENGIPFEYSMEKAAKKLMEMVNN; this is encoded by the coding sequence GTGAAATTACACGAATATGAGGCAAAGGAAATATTTAAAAAATACAAAATACCTGTTCCAGAGGGATTTATAACATCAAATGAAATCGAAAAACTAAATAAACCCGTTGTAATAAAGGCACAGGTTCTTGTAGGTGGAAGAGGGAAAGCAGGAGGGGTTTTATTTGCAGATACTGTGAATGAGGCTAATGAGAAAATTAAAGAATTGTTAAATAAAGATATAAAAGGAGAAAAGGTTGAAAAAGTTCTTGTTGAGGAGAAGCTCCCTATTAAAAAAGAATATTATTTGGGTATAACAATAGATAGAGCAGAGAGAAAGCCAGTAATTATGTTTTCAACAGAAGGTGGTGTAGAAATAGAAGAAATCGCAAAAACAAACCCTGAAAAGATAATAAAATATCATGTTAATCCACTAAATGAATTTTTACCATATATTGCAAGGAATATCCTAAAAGATGCCGATATACCTTCAAGTGAAATCTCCAAGGTTGCAGATATAGTTTATAAATTATACAATGTATTTAAAGATATGGATGGAATGCTTGTGGAGATAAATCCTCTTGTAATAACCGAAGATGGCAGAGCTCTTGCAGCTGATGCAGTTTTAAATGTGGATGATGATGCATATTATAGGCATGATTATACACAATTTGAAGAATTCAATAAAAAAGATAAACTTGAATTTGCCTATGTGGAGCTCGACGGAGATATTGGAGTAATAGGTAACGGTGCAGGTCTTACTCTTGCAAGTATGGATATGATAAAAGAATACGGTGGAAATCCCGCATGTTTCTTGGATATTGGAGGAGGGGCTAATGAAGAAACTGTTAAAAAGGCACTTGAAAAGGTATTGAAAAAGGATGTAAAGGGAATATTCATAAATGTGCTTGCAGGTATTACAAGGTGCGATGAAGTTGCAAGGGGTATCGTTGAAGTATTGAAGAAACATCCAAATGTGAAGTTTGCCGTAAGAATGATGGGAACAAATGAGGAAGAGGGAAGGAGAATATTAACTGAAAACGGTATTCCATTTGAATATTCGATGGAAAAAGCTGCTAAAAAATTGATGGAAATGGTTAATAATTAA
- the carB gene encoding carbamoyl-phosphate synthase large subunit, giving the protein MKRKDINKVMILGSGPIVIGQAAEFDFSGSQACKSLREEGIYTILVNSNPATIQTDTNIADKVYLEPLHPKIVEKIIEKERPDAILPTMGGQTGLNLAMDLHRMGILDKYGVELLGSKVEVIETSEDRELFNKAMEEIGEPVTKSHAVHSVEEALNAVAELGYPVIVRPAFTLGGSGGGIAHNEEELREITEKGLNYSLINQVLIDESVLGWKEYEYEVMRDAKDNCIVVCNMENMDPMGIHTGESIVVAPSQTLSDEVHQRLRNAALKIIKHLRIEGGCNVQFAVSKDMTEYRVIEVNPRVSRSSALASKATGYPIAKIASKIAIGMTLDEIKNDVTKETPASFEPTLDYVVVKIPRWPFDKFRTVDKHLGTSMKSTGEVMAIGRTLEEALQKAIRSLDIGRYGLIGDGKDINHSNETINNILKNPTDERLFVIAEALDKGWTVSEICELTGIDEFFIKKIKNIVDTKKELEVLSKLI; this is encoded by the coding sequence TTGAAAAGGAAGGATATAAATAAGGTAATGATATTAGGTTCTGGACCAATTGTAATAGGTCAGGCGGCAGAATTCGATTTTTCAGGTTCTCAAGCATGTAAGTCGTTGAGAGAGGAAGGAATATATACTATTTTGGTAAATTCAAACCCAGCAACAATTCAAACTGATACCAATATTGCAGATAAGGTTTATCTTGAACCACTTCATCCAAAGATTGTGGAGAAAATTATAGAGAAAGAAAGACCTGATGCCATACTTCCAACTATGGGAGGCCAAACTGGATTAAATTTAGCCATGGACCTTCATAGAATGGGAATTTTAGATAAATATGGCGTAGAATTACTTGGTTCAAAAGTAGAAGTTATAGAAACTAGTGAAGATAGGGAACTATTCAACAAAGCAATGGAAGAGATAGGCGAACCTGTAACAAAATCACATGCTGTACATTCGGTTGAAGAGGCATTAAATGCAGTAGCTGAGCTCGGTTATCCTGTGATAGTTAGACCTGCATTTACACTTGGAGGCTCTGGTGGAGGTATTGCCCATAATGAAGAAGAATTAAGAGAAATAACCGAAAAAGGACTTAATTACTCATTAATTAATCAAGTATTGATAGATGAAAGCGTTCTTGGATGGAAAGAATATGAATACGAAGTAATGAGAGATGCAAAAGATAACTGTATCGTTGTATGTAATATGGAAAATATGGACCCTATGGGAATACATACAGGAGAAAGTATCGTTGTAGCTCCATCCCAAACCCTAAGCGACGAAGTGCATCAGAGACTTAGAAATGCAGCATTAAAAATTATAAAGCATTTAAGGATAGAAGGGGGCTGTAATGTCCAGTTTGCAGTAAGTAAAGACATGACTGAATATAGGGTAATCGAGGTAAATCCAAGGGTAAGTAGGAGCTCCGCACTTGCAAGTAAAGCAACAGGATATCCAATTGCCAAGATAGCATCCAAAATAGCCATTGGAATGACCCTTGATGAGATTAAAAACGATGTTACAAAGGAAACACCTGCAAGTTTCGAACCTACATTGGATTATGTCGTTGTAAAGATACCAAGATGGCCATTTGATAAATTTAGAACTGTTGATAAACATTTAGGAACAAGCATGAAATCCACAGGAGAAGTAATGGCAATAGGCAGAACCCTTGAAGAAGCACTTCAAAAGGCTATCAGGAGTTTAGATATTGGAAGATATGGATTAATAGGGGATGGAAAGGATATTAACCATAGTAATGAAACTATTAATAATATATTAAAAAATCCAACAGACGAAAGATTGTTTGTGATTGCCGAAGCACTTGATAAAGGATGGACTGTTTCAGAAATATGCGAATTAACAGGCATTGATGAATTTTTCATTAAGAAAATAAAAAATATTGTTGATACTAAGAAGGAGCTCGAAGTTTTATCTAAATTAATTTAA
- the dapF gene encoding diaminopimelate epimerase, whose product MDINVKDLEFTKMHGLGNDYIVINEFDGIKIKEEDKEEFSRKICKRGFSIGADGVIYVQKPTNDKYDVRFRIFNSDGSEAEMCGNGIRCFSKYVYERILKKNPLNVETKGGLRVSEMDIENDIVKKIKVYMGAPTFQLKDIPMKVEGKSENDEFLNEAIKLNNDLIDEIKLSVVNVGNPHAVIFVEDNNITMDFARDNLNTLGKEIENHEVFPERINVHFIEVINPNEIKILTWERGAGYTTACGTGTTSSVIIAHKLGKTGNKVLAHLDGGDLEIEIKEDGVYMKGDAVIVYDGKLQNIGW is encoded by the coding sequence ATGGATATAAATGTTAAGGATTTAGAATTTACAAAAATGCATGGTTTAGGAAATGACTATATTGTAATAAATGAATTTGATGGAATAAAAATAAAAGAAGAAGATAAAGAAGAATTTTCAAGAAAAATATGTAAAAGAGGATTTTCCATCGGTGCAGATGGTGTTATATATGTTCAAAAACCAACCAATGACAAATACGATGTGAGATTTAGAATATTTAATAGCGATGGTTCAGAGGCTGAAATGTGTGGAAATGGCATAAGATGTTTCTCCAAATATGTTTATGAGAGAATATTAAAGAAAAATCCTTTAAATGTGGAAACAAAAGGAGGTTTAAGAGTTTCAGAGATGGATATTGAAAACGACATTGTAAAAAAGATTAAGGTATATATGGGAGCTCCGACATTTCAATTAAAAGATATACCTATGAAGGTAGAAGGAAAATCAGAAAATGATGAATTTTTAAATGAAGCCATTAAATTGAATAATGATTTAATAGATGAAATTAAATTAAGCGTTGTAAATGTTGGAAATCCCCACGCTGTGATATTTGTTGAGGATAACAATATTACCATGGATTTTGCGAGAGATAACCTAAATACATTAGGTAAAGAGATAGAAAACCATGAAGTATTTCCAGAAAGAATAAATGTCCATTTTATAGAGGTTATAAATCCAAATGAAATAAAAATATTAACATGGGAAAGAGGAGCAGGATATACCACAGCATGTGGAACTGGAACCACGAGCTCAGTAATTATTGCTCATAAACTTGGAAAAACAGGAAATAAGGTTTTAGCACATTTAGACGGAGGAGATTTGGAAATTGAAATAAAAGAGGATGGAGTTTATATGAAGGGAGATGCTGTAATTGTTTATGACGGTAAATTGCAAAATATAGGATGGTAA
- a CDS encoding phospholipase D-like domain-containing protein, with translation MVLFSYINIINLIILVILLYFVFNLSNKIDILTSDKTSKSSITTISPKIRKTKIEILNDEKYYYYVLNLISSAKKEINIIMFSVYKCKKTEDILYELINARKRGVMVRVILDGEVESNRTIKHLLSSERIPVKLTERQRTHNKLIIVDNETVVLGSHNWTDKALFENRESSVAIIDKKIVNKEKDYFELVWGSVK, from the coding sequence ATGGTGTTATTCTCATATATAAATATAATAAATTTGATAATTTTGGTTATATTATTATATTTTGTTTTTAATTTGTCCAATAAAATCGATATACTCACATCCGACAAAACCAGTAAATCAAGCATTACAACCATAAGTCCTAAAATCAGAAAGACCAAAATAGAGATATTAAATGACGAAAAATATTATTATTATGTTCTTAATTTAATATCTTCTGCTAAAAAAGAAATAAATATAATTATGTTCTCGGTATATAAATGTAAAAAAACAGAAGATATATTATATGAGCTCATAAATGCTAGGAAAAGAGGTGTGATGGTTAGGGTTATTCTCGATGGAGAGGTAGAATCTAATAGAACCATAAAACATTTATTGAGTAGCGAGCGAATACCTGTTAAATTAACCGAACGCCAAAGAACCCACAATAAACTTATAATTGTAGATAATGAAACAGTAGTGCTTGGAAGCCATAATTGGACTGATAAAGCACTTTTTGAGAATAGAGAATCTAGTGTCGCCATAATTGACAAAAAAATAGTTAATAAAGAAAAAGATTATTTTGAATTGGTGTGGGGCTCAGTAAAATAG
- a CDS encoding PRC-barrel domain-containing protein, translating to MNKTKIPFRTLVGKSIVGNMGSIIGTVTDVVMDENTGKIISLDVEPSEQSPIPPSDDCYRLIPYKIVLAIRDVVVIDESKINKVRIISKRPNAE from the coding sequence ATGAATAAAACCAAAATTCCATTTAGAACATTAGTTGGAAAATCCATTGTAGGAAATATGGGGAGCATTATAGGAACTGTAACCGATGTAGTTATGGATGAAAATACTGGAAAAATCATTTCATTGGATGTAGAACCATCAGAGCAAAGTCCCATTCCTCCTTCCGATGATTGTTATAGATTGATACCATATAAAATAGTTTTGGCTATAAGGGATGTTGTTGTTATTGATGAATCAAAAATAAATAAGGTTAGAATTATAAGCAAAAGACCAAATGCAGAATAA
- a CDS encoding CopG family ribbon-helix-helix protein — MAERITMTIQKNLLEDLEECIKESNKSRSEIIREALIDYIKKYEWLHQIGSRAGEITLIYPLNVHKKVLDIENRYRNIILTSVSYMVNNEFLRVIVLKGPKEDIIKLTENLKSINDIKYAKLSTVGFENKK, encoded by the coding sequence ATGGCTGAAAGAATAACCATGACTATCCAAAAAAATCTTTTGGAAGATTTGGAGGAATGCATTAAAGAATCAAATAAATCGAGGTCTGAAATAATTAGAGAGGCATTAATTGATTATATAAAAAAATATGAATGGCTTCATCAAATAGGTTCAAGAGCTGGAGAAATCACTTTAATATACCCGTTAAATGTTCATAAAAAAGTTTTAGATATTGAGAATAGATATAGAAATATAATATTGACCTCAGTTAGTTATATGGTAAATAATGAATTTTTAAGAGTAATAGTTTTAAAAGGTCCAAAGGAGGATATTATTAAATTAACGGAGAATTTAAAAAGTATCAATGACATAAAATACGCAAAATTATCAACAGTTGGTTTTGAAAATAAAAAATAG
- the pyrI gene encoding aspartate carbamoyltransferase regulatory subunit, producing MEKIRNIKNIKKNLKEKSLKVKPIKNGTVIDHITKGKALKVYKVLNLNNNQTVTIAMNVSSKKNEKKDILKIEGIELSKEDVNKISLISPNATINIIKDGVVVKKFKVEIPDEIEGILKCTNPNCITQTENIIGKFKVEEKEPLKIRCKYCEKFLNAIEICR from the coding sequence ATGGAAAAAATAAGAAATATAAAAAACATAAAAAAAAATTTAAAGGAAAAAAGTTTAAAGGTAAAACCCATTAAAAATGGGACAGTAATAGACCATATAACAAAAGGAAAAGCATTAAAAGTTTATAAGGTTTTGAACCTAAATAATAATCAAACTGTAACTATTGCCATGAATGTATCATCTAAAAAAAATGAAAAAAAGGATATTTTAAAGATAGAAGGAATAGAGCTCTCAAAAGAGGATGTAAATAAGATAAGTCTTATATCTCCAAATGCCACAATAAACATCATAAAGGATGGAGTGGTTGTAAAGAAATTTAAAGTCGAGATTCCTGACGAAATAGAAGGCATATTAAAATGCACAAATCCAAATTGCATAACTCAAACTGAAAATATAATTGGTAAATTTAAAGTTGAGGAAAAGGAACCTCTAAAAATAAGATGCAAATACTGTGAAAAATTCTTAAATGCTATTGAAATATGTAGATGA
- the cobY gene encoding adenosylcobinamide-phosphate guanylyltransferase: MDALIMAGGKGTRLNSDIEKPLLPILRRPMIDYIVEALLESNINNIYIAVSKNTPKTEEYIKCYKRYYINKNIYLIKTSGLNYIHDLNECIPYFSEPFMVLSCDIPTIKPKIINKIITQYHIIKSKKAHVESLCVVVKKDIYPSNPSIVMDGYIPLGINILSPKYGEQKEELYIIDEPILNVNTLEDKNLVEKILLE; encoded by the coding sequence ATGGATGCATTAATAATGGCTGGCGGAAAAGGCACAAGGCTAAATTCTGATATTGAAAAACCCCTTTTGCCAATTCTAAGAAGACCTATGATAGACTATATTGTTGAAGCACTTTTAGAATCCAATATAAATAATATATATATTGCAGTATCAAAAAATACGCCAAAAACCGAGGAATATATTAAATGCTATAAAAGATATTACATCAATAAAAACATATACCTAATTAAAACATCGGGGCTAAATTATATCCATGATTTAAATGAATGCATACCCTATTTTTCAGAACCTTTTATGGTATTGTCCTGCGATATTCCTACGATTAAACCAAAAATCATAAATAAAATTATAACTCAATATCATATTATAAAGTCTAAGAAAGCCCATGTGGAATCTCTATGTGTAGTTGTTAAAAAGGATATTTATCCAAGTAATCCAAGTATTGTGATGGATGGATATATCCCATTAGGTATCAATATATTAAGTCCAAAATATGGCGAACAGAAAGAAGAATTATATATAATTGATGAACCAATATTAAATGTAAATACATTGGAAGATAAAAACCTTGTTGAAAAAATACTGTTGGAATAA
- the carB gene encoding carbamoyl-phosphate synthase large subunit — MIENEKLKEVILKAKMLGFSDVQLANLLNKSENDIKELRKKLNVLPVYKMVDTCAAEFEAKTPYYYSCYENLFYDEQNESIPSSKKKVIILGSGPIRIGQGVEFDYSTVHAIFALKEMGIEAIIVNNNPETVSTDYDTSDKLYFEPLTFEEIMNIVENEKKNGNLLGVIVQFGGQTAINLAMKLYNAGVNILGTSPQSIDLAEDREQFSKILKKLNIPQAEGATVYNEKDALKIAEKIGYPVLVRPSYVLGGRAMEIVYNENELKDYMKEAVKVSSEHPILIDKFLDDAVEIDVDAVCDGEDVFIGAIMEHIEEAGIHSGDSACVIPPQTLSKEIINTIVDYTTKLAKELGVVGLINIQYAIKDGIVYIIEANPRASRTVPYVSKSIGAPLAKIATKVMLGHKLKDMGYTGLAKPKYVSVKEAVFPFQKLPGVDPVLSPEMKSTGEAIGIDRDFGKAYYKAQLSANMELPTSGTVFISVKNKDKQHILNIAKKFNELGFNIVATKGTAEVIRNAGLNVKIVKKISEGMSGNILELIHKGEIDLIINTSSGSKAKSDGYYIRRAAVELNIPYITTIQGALSTIKAIESIKKGDLGVYSLNELEN, encoded by the coding sequence ATGATAGAAAACGAAAAACTAAAAGAGGTAATACTTAAAGCAAAAATGCTTGGTTTTTCCGATGTTCAATTGGCTAATTTACTAAATAAAAGTGAAAATGATATTAAGGAATTAAGAAAAAAACTCAATGTATTGCCTGTTTATAAAATGGTAGATACCTGTGCTGCTGAATTTGAAGCAAAAACTCCATATTATTATTCTTGTTATGAAAATTTATTTTACGATGAACAGAATGAAAGTATTCCTTCATCTAAAAAGAAGGTAATAATTTTAGGTTCTGGACCTATAAGAATTGGTCAGGGTGTAGAATTTGACTATTCAACAGTTCATGCTATATTTGCCTTAAAAGAAATGGGTATTGAAGCAATAATAGTAAATAACAACCCAGAAACCGTATCCACAGATTACGATACCTCTGATAAACTTTATTTTGAACCTCTTACTTTTGAGGAAATTATGAATATCGTAGAAAATGAAAAGAAAAATGGTAATCTATTGGGTGTAATTGTTCAGTTTGGAGGACAGACTGCAATAAATCTTGCTATGAAGTTATACAATGCAGGCGTAAATATCCTTGGAACTTCTCCTCAATCTATTGATTTAGCAGAGGATAGAGAGCAGTTCTCCAAAATATTAAAAAAATTGAATATACCTCAGGCTGAGGGGGCTACGGTATATAACGAAAAAGATGCTTTAAAAATTGCTGAAAAAATTGGGTATCCTGTGCTTGTTAGACCTTCCTATGTGCTTGGTGGAAGGGCTATGGAAATCGTATATAATGAGAATGAATTAAAGGATTATATGAAGGAGGCTGTAAAGGTATCCTCTGAGCATCCTATACTTATTGATAAGTTTTTAGATGATGCTGTTGAAATCGATGTGGATGCAGTTTGTGATGGTGAAGATGTGTTTATAGGGGCAATTATGGAACATATCGAAGAGGCTGGAATACACAGTGGAGATAGTGCCTGTGTAATACCTCCTCAAACACTTTCAAAAGAAATTATTAACACCATTGTAGATTACACAACAAAACTTGCAAAAGAATTAGGGGTAGTTGGCTTAATAAACATACAATATGCCATAAAAGACGGAATTGTTTATATTATCGAGGCTAATCCAAGGGCAAGTAGGACTGTTCCATATGTGAGTAAATCTATCGGAGCTCCGCTTGCAAAGATTGCCACAAAAGTTATGCTTGGTCATAAACTTAAAGATATGGGATATACTGGGCTTGCTAAACCAAAATATGTAAGTGTGAAAGAGGCAGTATTTCCATTCCAAAAACTACCCGGTGTGGACCCTGTGCTTAGTCCAGAGATGAAATCAACAGGAGAAGCCATAGGTATTGATAGAGATTTTGGTAAGGCCTATTATAAAGCTCAGTTATCTGCAAATATGGAGCTCCCAACTTCTGGAACTGTATTTATAAGCGTTAAAAATAAGGATAAACAACATATATTGAATATAGCCAAAAAATTTAACGAACTTGGATTTAACATTGTTGCTACAAAGGGCACTGCGGAAGTTATTAGAAATGCAGGATTAAATGTAAAGATTGTTAAAAAGATATCTGAGGGTATGTCTGGAAATATCCTTGAATTAATTCATAAGGGTGAGATAGATTTAATTATAAACACATCCTCAGGAAGTAAGGCAAAATCTGATGGTTATTATATTAGAAGAGCAGCTGTGGAACTTAATATACCATACATTACAACAATCCAAGGAGCATTATCTACAATTAAAGCAATAGAATCGATTAAAAAAGGAGATTTAGGAGTTTATTCATTAAATGAACTCGAAAATTAA